A DNA window from Jaculus jaculus isolate mJacJac1 chromosome 1, mJacJac1.mat.Y.cur, whole genome shotgun sequence contains the following coding sequences:
- the LOC123459252 gene encoding translation machinery-associated protein 7, protein MSGREGGKKKPLKQPKKQTKEMDEEDKAFKQKQKEEQKKLEELKAKAAGKGPLATGGIKKSGKK, encoded by the coding sequence ATGTCGGGCCGCGAAGGTGGCAAGAAAAAGCCCCTGAAACAGCCCAAGAAGCAGACCAAGGAGATGGATGAGGAGGATAAGGCTTTCAAGCAGAAACAGAAGGAGGAACAGAAGAAACTCGAGGAGCTGAAAGCGAAGGCCGCGGGGAAGGGACCCCTGGCCACAGGTGGAATTAAGAAATCTGGCAAAAAATAA